In Saccharicrinis fermentans DSM 9555 = JCM 21142, a genomic segment contains:
- a CDS encoding P-loop NTPase family protein, protein MFYHIHDNCIVYNYQKSLDFIVKKGREIYGDCFCLAHEDMPIIRKLFVYMIRDKNLMAEEGLDSRKGIMLCGPIGVGKTSLMHLLRLILPESKSYMIKSCRDISFEFHRDGYDVIDRYSKKSLKFNHGIKKKQTICFDDLGAEQNLKHFGNECNVLSEILLSRYDLFISDHLMTHITTNLNATEIEKQYGVRVRSRLREMMNVVSFPDEAPDKRR, encoded by the coding sequence ATGTTTTACCATATCCACGATAACTGTATCGTCTATAACTATCAAAAGAGCCTCGATTTTATAGTAAAGAAGGGTAGGGAGATATATGGTGATTGTTTTTGTTTAGCGCATGAGGATATGCCTATTATTCGAAAATTGTTTGTTTACATGATTCGGGATAAAAATCTAATGGCTGAGGAAGGTTTAGATTCGCGAAAAGGCATAATGCTATGTGGACCTATTGGGGTAGGAAAAACTTCTTTGATGCATTTATTGAGGTTGATTTTGCCAGAAAGCAAAAGCTATATGATAAAATCATGTAGAGATATCAGTTTTGAATTTCATAGAGATGGTTATGATGTAATTGACAGATATAGTAAAAAAAGTCTCAAGTTTAATCATGGAATAAAGAAAAAACAGACCATCTGTTTTGATGACTTGGGAGCGGAGCAAAACTTAAAACATTTTGGCAATGAATGCAATGTGTTGTCTGAAATATTATTATCGAGATATGATTTGTTTATTTCCGATCATCTGATGACCCATATAACTACAAACCTAAATGCTACTGAGATAGAAAAGCAATATGGAGTTAGGGTAAGAAGCCGTTTAAGAGAAATGATGAATGTGGTTTCTTTTCCGGATGAGGCACCAGATAAGCGTAGATAA
- a CDS encoding DUF5675 family protein, protein MDLTVLRYSSGADSTLGLLYMDRKFACYTLEDEHREKKVYGETRIPAGRYRVVLRTVGSHHERYKQKFPEFHKGMLHITNVPNFTDILIHIGNTDDDTAGCLLVGESSYSNVNQPGRINSSTVAYKRIYPIIVSALEKGDEVWISYLDEVNFE, encoded by the coding sequence ATGGATTTAACAGTTTTACGTTATAGTTCAGGGGCAGACAGTACCCTGGGCTTGTTGTATATGGATCGAAAATTTGCTTGTTATACCCTTGAAGATGAACATCGGGAGAAGAAAGTGTATGGAGAAACCAGGATACCTGCAGGTAGGTATCGGGTTGTACTCAGAACAGTAGGCTCTCATCATGAGCGTTACAAGCAAAAGTTCCCAGAGTTTCACAAAGGTATGCTACACATTACCAACGTACCTAATTTTACAGATATCCTGATTCATATAGGAAATACAGATGATGATACAGCTGGTTGTCTGCTAGTGGGAGAATCGAGTTATTCAAATGTAAATCAACCAGGGAGAATTAATAGTAGTACAGTGGCTTATAAAAGAATTTATCCCATCATTGTTAGTGCATTAGAAAAAGGCGATGAGGTTTGGATAAGCTATTTGGATGAGGTAAATTTTGAATGA
- a CDS encoding helix-turn-helix domain-containing protein: protein MNILGKKLRELREEQGLLLRQIAAILEVDTALMSKLERGERRAQREHIKQLASVLKVQENELVILWLADKIKDVVRNEPLGLEALKLVEQDIIQE, encoded by the coding sequence ATGAATATACTTGGCAAAAAGTTAAGGGAATTAAGAGAAGAACAAGGACTATTATTAAGGCAGATTGCAGCCATTTTAGAGGTTGATACTGCCTTAATGAGTAAGCTTGAAAGAGGTGAACGGAGAGCGCAACGTGAACACATCAAACAATTAGCATCAGTATTAAAAGTTCAAGAAAATGAACTGGTAATTCTATGGTTAGCTGATAAGATAAAAGATGTGGTACGAAATGAACCTCTGGGGCTTGAAGCATTAAAATTAGTAGAACAAGATATTATACAAGAATAA
- a CDS encoding class I SAM-dependent DNA methyltransferase: protein MAKKKNGNGVEETLEKKLWTTADKLRKNIDAAEYKHVVLGLIFLKYISDAFEEHYAKLVVGEGEYAGADPEDKDEYGAENVFFVPEKARWAFIQSQAKMPNIGKLIDDAMDLIEADNATLKGILPKTFGRSNLDPQTLGGLIDTIGTVALGDEKAKSQDVLGRVYEYFLGQFALAEGQKGGQFYTPESIVKLLVEMLEPYKGRVYDPCCGSGGMFVQSEKFIDSHQGRLDDISVYGQESNQTTYRLCRMNLAIRGIDGSNIKWNTEGSFLNNAHKDLKADYIIANPPFNVSDWSGELLHDDARWQFGVPPAGNANFAWVQHFLYHLKPDGGHAGFVLANGSLSSNTGGEGAIRQKLVENDLVECIVMLPKALFFNTGIPACLWFLRRGKKQRNGETLFIDASELGYMINRKNRVLDEEKDVKKIADTYHKWLNQSDEYEDVKGFCKSATIEDIQKHKFVLTPGRYVGIPDEEDDGIPFQEKVDTLTSRLREQMNQAQVLDKEIAEQLSKIGIKI, encoded by the coding sequence ATGGCAAAGAAGAAGAACGGAAACGGAGTGGAAGAAACGCTCGAAAAGAAGTTGTGGACTACCGCAGATAAATTGCGTAAAAATATTGATGCAGCCGAATACAAACATGTTGTATTGGGCTTAATCTTTTTGAAATATATTTCTGATGCTTTCGAGGAGCATTATGCCAAGCTTGTAGTCGGAGAGGGCGAATATGCAGGTGCTGACCCTGAGGACAAAGATGAGTATGGTGCTGAAAATGTATTCTTCGTTCCAGAGAAAGCAAGGTGGGCTTTTATTCAATCGCAAGCAAAGATGCCAAACATTGGTAAGCTGATTGACGATGCCATGGATTTGATTGAAGCGGATAATGCTACACTGAAAGGGATTCTTCCTAAAACCTTTGGACGTTCTAACCTTGACCCACAAACATTGGGCGGTTTAATTGATACCATTGGTACAGTAGCACTGGGCGATGAAAAAGCAAAAAGCCAGGATGTGCTTGGACGTGTATATGAATACTTTTTAGGTCAGTTTGCTTTGGCAGAAGGTCAGAAAGGTGGACAGTTCTATACTCCGGAGAGTATTGTAAAACTTTTGGTGGAAATGTTAGAACCATACAAAGGACGTGTTTATGACCCTTGTTGTGGTTCCGGTGGAATGTTTGTACAAAGTGAAAAGTTTATTGATAGCCACCAAGGACGTTTGGATGATATTTCGGTATATGGACAGGAAAGTAACCAGACCACTTACCGCTTATGCCGTATGAACCTTGCCATACGTGGTATTGATGGTTCTAATATTAAGTGGAATACAGAAGGTTCATTCCTGAATAATGCGCATAAAGATTTAAAAGCCGATTATATCATTGCTAATCCTCCTTTTAACGTAAGTGATTGGAGTGGTGAATTGTTACATGATGATGCTCGTTGGCAATTTGGAGTACCACCAGCAGGCAATGCTAACTTTGCATGGGTGCAACACTTCTTATATCACTTAAAGCCCGATGGCGGACATGCTGGGTTTGTTTTGGCTAACGGCTCATTAAGTTCCAATACAGGTGGTGAAGGTGCTATACGCCAAAAGTTAGTAGAAAACGACCTAGTAGAATGTATTGTAATGCTACCTAAAGCTTTGTTCTTTAATACTGGTATCCCTGCTTGTTTATGGTTTTTGCGTAGAGGTAAAAAGCAACGCAATGGCGAAACTTTATTTATTGATGCTTCTGAATTGGGTTACATGATTAACCGTAAAAACAGGGTATTAGATGAAGAAAAAGATGTAAAGAAGATTGCAGATACTTATCACAAATGGCTAAACCAAAGTGACGAATATGAAGATGTAAAGGGATTTTGCAAATCGGCGACCATTGAAGATATACAAAAACACAAGTTTGTATTAACACCTGGGCGTTATGTGGGAATCCCTGACGAAGAAGATGATGGTATTCCGTTTCAGGAAAAAGTTGATACACTTACTTCCCGATTACGTGAGCAAATGAACCAAGCCCAAGTTTTGGATAAAGAGATTGCAGAGCAGTTAAGTAAAATCGGCATCAAAATTTAG
- a CDS encoding RNA-binding domain-containing protein, with protein MKISELIAKGESKILELKEALPKNENIAKTVIAFSNTSGGKLIIGVNDKREIVGIDDAELFQMQDKIASIIADNCSPGIMPEIYSINIEGKLVLVIEVVRGNLKPYFFKNQGKVDGTYIRLGATNRIADQETISELERQKRHISFDEEICYELEYSQLDVSPLLNKFESIGKPLNNEKLENLKLIKSENGKVYPTNALMIILGKFMHCTVKCARFKGTTMSVFIDKKEYGGDVFSILDNTQHFVLNHINLGAEIKGLYRKDIYEIPEIALREALVNAIIHRDYVHGGRDIKVGVYDDIVNIVSPGCIPNNISLEDIFNGRSEARNRVVSNIFKELGLIEQWGSGINRIISACEEHELKTPKIAEENDFFDIEFYRPRTITDEKMSGNVRKPSGKPELQPESKSAQPELQQELKALLKQGIEKEQQELQQEFKDRQPELQPESLYAALVLRLAENNLSKQGLADALGHKSISGQLKVVIAKLLDDQLIEWTIPEKPNSSKQKYKLTKRGVAFYALIKVKDKK; from the coding sequence ATGAAAATATCAGAACTGATAGCCAAAGGAGAAAGCAAAATATTGGAGCTAAAAGAGGCTTTGCCAAAAAACGAGAATATTGCAAAAACAGTAATTGCCTTTTCAAATACGAGTGGAGGAAAGCTCATTATTGGTGTTAACGATAAACGAGAAATTGTTGGAATTGACGATGCCGAACTGTTTCAAATGCAGGATAAAATAGCCTCCATTATTGCCGATAATTGCTCTCCGGGTATTATGCCCGAAATATACAGCATAAATATCGAAGGCAAACTGGTATTAGTTATTGAGGTGGTACGTGGAAATCTGAAACCCTACTTTTTTAAGAACCAAGGAAAAGTCGATGGTACATATATCCGTTTAGGAGCAACCAACCGAATAGCCGACCAAGAAACCATTTCCGAACTTGAACGCCAAAAACGACACATCAGTTTTGATGAAGAAATATGTTACGAGCTTGAATATTCGCAATTAGATGTTTCGCCTTTGCTTAACAAATTCGAAAGCATTGGTAAGCCATTAAACAACGAGAAGCTTGAAAACTTAAAACTCATAAAGTCTGAAAATGGCAAGGTATATCCTACCAATGCTTTGATGATTATTTTAGGAAAATTTATGCACTGCACCGTAAAATGTGCAAGGTTCAAAGGCACAACCATGTCTGTTTTTATTGATAAAAAAGAATATGGTGGTGATGTGTTCTCTATTTTAGATAATACACAGCACTTTGTACTGAACCACATTAACTTGGGTGCTGAAATAAAAGGTCTGTACCGCAAAGACATCTACGAAATACCTGAAATAGCCTTGCGTGAAGCACTTGTAAATGCCATTATTCACCGTGATTATGTGCATGGAGGCAGAGATATTAAAGTGGGTGTTTACGATGACATTGTAAACATTGTGTCTCCGGGGTGTATCCCTAATAATATTTCGTTGGAAGATATATTTAATGGACGAAGCGAAGCTCGAAACCGTGTGGTGTCGAATATATTTAAAGAGCTTGGTTTAATTGAACAATGGGGCAGCGGAATTAATCGTATTATCTCTGCCTGTGAAGAGCATGAATTAAAAACGCCTAAAATCGCAGAAGAAAACGATTTCTTTGATATTGAATTTTATCGTCCACGGACGATTACGGACGAAAAAATGTCGGGAAACGTCAGGAAACCGTCGGGAAAGCCCGAGTTGCAGCCTGAGTCTAAATCGGCACAGCCCGAGTTGCAGCAAGAGCTGAAAGCCCTATTAAAACAGGGTATTGAGAAAGAACAGCAAGAGTTACAGCAAGAATTTAAAGACCGACAGCCTGAGTTGCAGCCTGAGTCTTTATACGCAGCCTTAGTTCTAAGGCTGGCAGAAAATAACCTTTCAAAACAAGGTTTGGCTGATGCGCTAGGGCATAAAAGCATTTCAGGACAATTAAAAGTGGTAATTGCTAAGTTACTAGATGACCAACTAATAGAATGGACTATCCCTGAAAAACCCAACAGCTCAAAACAAAAGTACAAACTCACCAAACGAGGAGTTGCATTTTATGCGCTAATTAAGGTAAAAGATAAAAAGTAA
- a CDS encoding restriction endonuclease subunit S: MSELIELANYISRGITPKYTESADGFGVINQRCIRNGVIDFSLVRNTDLTKKKVSEDKMLKKFDILINSTGDGTLGRVSQYFGEDNKYTVDSHVTIVRPNSSLINPVFLGFNLFSKQRFIEKLAEGSTGQLELPRISVGNIEVNDVDKELQDLSAILLFNIQNKITLLRQQNQDLEELAQTLFKRWFVEFEFPCLPSDYRPHGQVNLVDMAKVCTYSRVGNLPSPDDKSWFVYVLLCEDGSFYKGMTNDLYHRFYVHYIGEGANHTKTHRPVKVIHWEQFDTQDEARKREEELKTGYCRTWLQHQWDIAKGDLPAPKCQLRMAGKMVESELGEIPEGWKCNELQELVTVKRGGSPRPIQDFLVKEGLPWVKISDATATSSPFLMSTKEFIKEEGLSKTVYLKKGSLILSNSATPGLPKFLELDACIHDGWLYFPKISVITQNYMYLLFLHLKKHIVQQGSGSVFTNLKTDILKEQLLPVATTEIIKSFDSLIDSYFNKIRNNTNEIQTLTQLRDTLLPKLMSGELRVTK; encoded by the coding sequence ATGAGTGAATTAATTGAATTAGCAAATTACATTTCAAGAGGAATCACACCTAAATATACCGAGAGTGCTGACGGTTTTGGAGTAATAAATCAAAGGTGTATTAGAAATGGAGTTATTGATTTTAGCCTTGTTAGAAATACGGACTTGACAAAGAAGAAAGTTTCTGAGGATAAAATGTTAAAGAAATTCGATATTCTTATAAACTCTACAGGCGATGGTACTTTAGGTAGGGTCTCGCAATATTTTGGAGAAGACAATAAGTATACTGTTGATTCACATGTTACAATTGTACGTCCGAACAGTTCACTAATCAACCCAGTATTTCTTGGTTTCAATTTATTTTCAAAACAAAGGTTCATTGAAAAGTTAGCAGAGGGTTCAACAGGTCAATTAGAACTTCCTAGGATTAGCGTAGGTAATATTGAAGTAAATGATGTAGATAAGGAATTGCAAGACCTTTCTGCAATATTATTGTTTAACATTCAAAATAAAATCACTCTTCTCCGCCAACAAAACCAAGACTTAGAAGAACTGGCCCAAACCCTTTTTAAACGTTGGTTTGTAGAGTTTGAGTTTCCCTGCCTTCCCTCGGACTATCGTCCTCACGGGCAGGTAAACCTTGTAGATATGGCTAAGGTTTGTACTTATTCGCGAGTGGGTAATTTGCCTTCTCCAGATGATAAAAGTTGGTTTGTTTATGTGCTTTTGTGTGAAGATGGGTCATTCTATAAAGGCATGACAAATGATTTGTATCATAGGTTTTATGTGCATTACATTGGAGAAGGCGCTAACCATACTAAAACTCATAGACCTGTTAAAGTCATTCATTGGGAACAATTTGATACACAAGATGAAGCTCGCAAACGCGAAGAAGAGTTAAAAACAGGTTATTGTAGAACATGGCTTCAGCACCAATGGGATATAGCTAAAGGTGATTTACCTGCCCCTAAGTGCCAACTCAGAATGGCAGGCAAAATGGTGGAAAGTGAATTGGGTGAAATTCCGGAGGGGTGGAAATGCAATGAGTTACAAGAGTTAGTTACAGTAAAAAGAGGTGGTTCACCTAGACCAATTCAAGATTTCTTAGTTAAAGAAGGATTACCATGGGTAAAAATATCTGATGCAACTGCCACATCTTCTCCATTCCTTATGAGTACAAAAGAATTTATTAAGGAAGAAGGCTTGTCAAAGACTGTGTATTTAAAAAAAGGAAGTTTGATTTTATCCAATAGTGCAACACCAGGTCTACCTAAATTTCTTGAGCTTGATGCATGTATTCATGATGGATGGCTCTATTTTCCAAAGATATCAGTAATTACTCAGAATTATATGTATTTATTATTTCTGCACCTGAAAAAGCATATTGTACAGCAGGGAAGTGGAAGTGTTTTTACAAATTTAAAAACGGATATTTTAAAAGAGCAATTATTACCTGTTGCAACCACTGAAATTATAAAATCATTCGATTCTTTGATAGATTCATATTTTAATAAAATAAGAAACAATACAAACGAAATTCAAACCCTTACTCAGTTACGAGATACCTTGTTGCCTAAGCTAATGAGTGGAGAGTTGAGAGTTACGAAATAA
- a CDS encoding AAA family ATPase, with protein MAKADQIKNLIKMHFDGQNERFITIALQIAAHEAKLGHTKLADDIKKIIDSAKTQKPKLKPLNRDLQELVIEVEPIERISDLIVSDNMSERIQRIVTEYVKLNTLRKHNLTNRRKLLLTGPPGTGKTMTASIISNELNLPLNIVLMDKMVTKFMGETSAKLRQVFEIISENKAVYLFDEFDAIGTNRNAENDVGEMRRVLNSFLQFIEQDKSESLIVAATNNLKLLDQALFRRFDDVIHYHLPNDDEVLLLLNNKLGSYKDDIQLETIIKKCHGLSHAEISLACMDTIKSCILSDKKKITKTMLVKTIEERKQAYIK; from the coding sequence ATGGCAAAGGCAGACCAAATAAAAAACTTAATTAAGATGCACTTTGATGGGCAAAACGAACGCTTCATCACTATTGCATTGCAGATAGCTGCACATGAAGCTAAGTTGGGTCATACAAAGCTTGCAGATGACATCAAGAAAATTATAGATAGTGCTAAAACACAAAAACCGAAGCTAAAGCCTTTAAATAGAGATTTACAAGAATTGGTTATTGAGGTAGAACCAATTGAACGTATTTCAGATTTAATAGTTTCGGATAATATGTCTGAAAGAATTCAACGTATAGTAACTGAATATGTAAAGTTAAATACTTTAAGAAAGCATAATTTAACAAATAGAAGAAAACTACTCTTAACTGGCCCTCCAGGTACAGGAAAAACAATGACTGCATCTATTATTTCAAATGAATTGAACCTGCCGTTAAATATTGTTCTAATGGATAAAATGGTTACGAAATTCATGGGAGAAACAAGTGCTAAATTAAGGCAAGTATTTGAAATTATTTCTGAAAACAAGGCGGTATATCTATTTGATGAGTTTGATGCAATTGGAACTAATAGAAATGCGGAGAATGATGTAGGAGAAATGAGGCGTGTCCTAAATTCCTTTTTACAGTTCATTGAACAAGATAAATCAGAAAGCCTTATTGTCGCAGCTACAAACAATTTAAAACTGTTAGACCAAGCATTATTTAGACGTTTTGATGATGTTATTCATTACCATTTACCTAATGATGATGAAGTTTTACTTCTTCTAAATAATAAATTAGGTTCGTATAAAGATGATATTCAACTGGAAACAATAATAAAAAAATGTCATGGTTTAAGCCATGCAGAAATATCCTTGGCATGTATGGATACTATAAAATCTTGCATTTTAAGTGATAAGAAAAAAATTACAAAAACAATGCTTGTAAAAACAATTGAAGAAAGGAAACAAGCCTACATAAAATAG
- a CDS encoding S8 family peptidase, translated as MNEPQEHIFIENRHETLKYTTTQTGRGNTVIPERDRQTHSQKLLAKFDDIWNSQQSLKDNRQAVSLSTRSGMYLEFRSGKNADLITKSIEDMRQNIRLLNIRTEEVEQGSSVCKATVYIPESKQSKFLKKINDYALEDTKLGKPKNKDLVNSIEDVELAIIESLWTDKKELIPNQIPRWCEVWLRIEEDSDYDTQISKFYQLIQDKNIGYKGKALHFPERAVFLINANNDILKELINSSDQLAEFRFGQEATGFWSEESNVGQIEWVENLLSRLEIEDSNVKVCVLDSGVNNGHQLISPILEDNDCLTLSPDWGTDDVCQIAGNKGHGTMMCGIVGYGDLQEALESNEQIILTHKLCSVKILPRTGENEPENWGHYTEQAVYRAETQNSNHNLLFCMAVTSKDGVDRGKPSAWSGMIDAISFGESNKKRLFIISGGNIRNDDTWKEYPDANKLESIQNPAQSWNALSIGAYTEKIFVDDDVEDYYPIASAKEISPYNSSSYNWQNKWPIKPEVVFEGGNILRKDNNGEFEDFWQHQDLEILTTSKNFQLKQFETFNATSSASAKASWLAAKVAQKYPSLWAESIRGVIVHSASWTDELISQFNIDLSRKKSVLELLRICGYGVPNIDKALNSYENGLTLIAQETIQPFIKENSKYQTNNMHLFDFPWPKDELLALGDTPVKLKITLSYFIEPGPGRIGWKDKYRYQSFGLRFDVNKEGETEDEFKQRINKAVRDEDYENESHGSDTRWVIGKDNRSIGSIHSDIWEGNAADIADCNIIAVYPVIGWWRERHNLKRYNSKARYSLLVSLETPTEDVELYTAITNKIATPITVEI; from the coding sequence ATGAACGAACCTCAAGAGCATATCTTCATAGAAAACAGACATGAAACGCTAAAATATACGACAACCCAAACAGGTAGAGGAAATACAGTAATTCCTGAAAGAGATCGGCAAACTCATTCACAAAAATTATTAGCGAAATTTGATGATATATGGAATTCTCAACAAAGCCTGAAAGACAATCGTCAAGCGGTATCTTTGTCGACAAGAAGTGGTATGTATCTTGAATTTAGAAGTGGAAAAAATGCAGACCTTATTACTAAGAGTATTGAGGATATGCGACAAAATATTAGGCTACTAAATATTAGGACAGAGGAAGTTGAGCAAGGTTCTTCGGTATGTAAAGCTACAGTTTATATTCCAGAAAGTAAACAAAGCAAGTTTCTAAAAAAAATCAATGATTACGCATTAGAAGATACTAAATTAGGAAAACCAAAAAACAAAGACTTGGTTAATAGTATCGAAGATGTTGAATTAGCAATAATAGAATCTCTATGGACTGATAAAAAAGAACTTATCCCAAATCAAATCCCAAGATGGTGTGAGGTTTGGTTAAGGATTGAAGAAGATAGTGATTATGACACACAAATATCTAAATTTTACCAACTAATACAAGATAAAAATATTGGATACAAAGGAAAGGCGTTACACTTTCCTGAACGAGCCGTTTTTTTAATTAATGCTAATAATGATATCCTTAAAGAATTAATCAATTCATCAGACCAATTAGCAGAATTTCGCTTTGGTCAGGAGGCAACAGGTTTTTGGTCAGAAGAAAGCAATGTTGGTCAAATCGAATGGGTTGAAAATTTACTCTCAAGACTAGAAATTGAAGATTCAAATGTAAAAGTATGTGTATTAGATTCAGGTGTAAATAACGGACATCAACTTATATCACCAATACTTGAAGACAATGATTGTCTCACTCTATCTCCAGACTGGGGCACTGATGATGTGTGCCAAATTGCAGGCAACAAAGGGCATGGTACAATGATGTGCGGTATTGTAGGGTATGGAGACTTACAGGAAGCGTTGGAATCAAATGAACAAATAATTTTAACACACAAGCTTTGTTCTGTAAAAATACTACCACGTACTGGAGAAAACGAACCCGAAAATTGGGGGCATTATACTGAACAGGCTGTTTATAGAGCAGAAACTCAAAATTCTAATCACAATTTACTTTTCTGTATGGCAGTTACCTCAAAAGACGGTGTCGATAGAGGTAAACCATCAGCTTGGTCAGGTATGATTGACGCAATTTCTTTTGGAGAGTCTAATAAAAAAAGATTATTCATAATTTCTGGAGGAAATATTAGGAATGATGATACTTGGAAAGAATATCCAGATGCCAATAAACTTGAAAGTATTCAAAATCCTGCTCAATCGTGGAATGCTTTATCTATTGGAGCATACACTGAAAAAATATTTGTAGATGATGATGTAGAAGACTATTATCCTATTGCCTCTGCAAAAGAAATATCGCCTTATAATTCTTCATCATATAATTGGCAGAACAAATGGCCTATTAAACCGGAGGTTGTATTTGAAGGAGGTAATATATTAAGAAAAGACAATAATGGTGAGTTTGAAGATTTTTGGCAACATCAAGATTTAGAAATACTGACCACATCTAAAAACTTTCAACTAAAACAATTTGAAACTTTTAATGCAACAAGTAGTGCATCTGCAAAAGCTTCTTGGTTAGCTGCAAAAGTTGCCCAAAAGTATCCTAGTCTATGGGCTGAATCAATTAGAGGTGTTATAGTACATTCAGCAAGTTGGACAGATGAGTTAATTTCTCAGTTCAATATTGATTTGAGCAGAAAGAAAAGCGTATTAGAATTATTGAGAATTTGTGGATATGGAGTACCTAATATTGATAAAGCATTAAATAGTTACGAAAATGGATTGACACTCATAGCACAAGAAACAATACAACCATTTATCAAAGAAAACTCTAAATATCAAACAAATAATATGCACCTTTTTGATTTTCCTTGGCCAAAAGACGAGTTGTTGGCACTTGGAGATACTCCGGTAAAGCTTAAAATCACATTATCGTATTTTATAGAACCAGGTCCGGGACGGATCGGTTGGAAAGATAAATATAGGTATCAATCTTTCGGATTGCGGTTTGATGTTAATAAAGAAGGTGAAACAGAAGACGAATTTAAACAAAGAATAAATAAAGCAGTACGGGATGAAGATTATGAAAATGAATCACACGGTTCCGATACTCGTTGGGTAATAGGAAAGGATAATAGAAGTATTGGTTCAATTCATTCAGATATATGGGAAGGCAATGCAGCAGATATTGCGGATTGTAATATCATTGCGGTCTATCCTGTAATTGGATGGTGGCGTGAAAGGCACAATCTAAAAAGATATAATTCTAAAGCCAGATATTCGCTGCTAGTTTCTCTCGAAACTCCGACAGAGGATGTTGAACTTTATACAGCAATAACTAACAAAATTGCTACTCCTATTACTGTTGAGATTTAA